Genomic window (Streptomyces sp. SLBN-31):
CAGCAGACCGGTGTCCGTCCAAGACCGTTGCAGTGGAAGCCCGTTGAGCCGCACGGCGTCGATGTACTGGTGCCTGTCGTCGGCCGCCGGCGCGGTGATCACCAGGTCCGCCCGGCCCGGCCGGTCCACCACCGCGGCCGGGAAGACCGGTGCGCCCAGCAGGAGGGTCGCGGTGCCCGGCGTCTGCGGATAGACGCCGAGGGCGGAGAAGACGTACCAGGCGGACATGGTGCGTGGTGCGGCGGGGGTGCCGCGGGGTGGCGGGCGGTCGGGGTGAACGGTGCCGCCGGGGCGCGTCGGGGCGTCGACGCCGGGGGCCGGGCCGCACGGTTCCCCCGGAGCCCCGCCGCCGGGCGCGGGACCGCCGCGGGCGCCCGCACCGGCACATGGTGGCGGCCCCGACTTGACCTATGGGCGCGGGAGCCTCGGCGGCGGGGCGGGGGACCACAACGCCGACCGCGCCGAGTACCGCGGGAGCTTCTTGCGTGCGCGCACCGGCCGCCCGGCAGTGGCCCGGCCCGTACCGACCAGGCGGGACCGACCCGGGCACCCCCACCGCCGGCGGCCCGCGCCGCGGCCGACCAGCCGGCGGGCCCAATGCCCCATGATGTGCTCGTGACTTCGCTGACCTTCGAGCACTACTGTCACCAGATCGTCGCCCAGACCGACCTGCTCAGAGATCAGGTCGGAGGGGCGGACACCGGAATCCCCGTGCCGACCTGCCCCGGATGGGACCTCGGCCGGCTGCTGCGGCACGTGGGTGGGGACCATCGCTGGGCGGAGGAGATCGTCCGGACGCGGGCCGTCGACCCCGTCTTGGACGACGGCGTCAACGACCCCCAGGCGTATACCGGGTTGGACGGCTCCACGCTCGACGGCTGGCTGGGTGAGGGCGCTGCCCGGCTCGCCGCCACCTTGCGCGGTACGGGGCCGGACGTGCGGGTCTGGACCCCGGCCGACGGCAGTGTCGTACCGCAGTCCGCCGGGTTCTGGGCCAGGCGGATGACCCATGAGACGGTCGTCCACCGGGCCGACGCGGCGTTCGCGGTCGGCGACGGGTTCACCCTGGAGGACGGGTTGGCGGTCGACGCGGTGGAGGAGTGGCTGGAGTTCTCGACGGTCGCCGAGGCGTATGAGCCGGGGCCCGGCACCCCCGGTCTGCTCGGGCCCGGCCGCTCGCTCCGCCTCGACGCGCCCGGCGCCGGGCAGTGGTTCGTCGACCTCACCGGAGACCGGCCCGCATGGCACGCCGGGGCCGGGCGGGCCGCCGTGGTCGTGCGCGGACCCGTGACGGACCTGCTGTTGTTCCTCTACCGCCGCCCCGCGCCGGCCGTCGAGACGCGCGGTGACGCGGCGCTGCTCGAACTCTGGCTCCGCCGCACGGGGTTCTGGCTGGAGGCGTAGCCGTCGAAACCGACGTCTCGCGGCATGTGTTCGGTCCTGCCCTTGGCGATCACTTGCCGCCGACCCCTTGACCTTGGGCGAGCCACCGACCTAACGTTCCGGCGTTTACATCGGTTTGAAACGATTCAATCCACCGACTCCAGGGGCACACCCATGCACGAACTCGTCTCGCGCGGCGGGATGTCACGCCGCACGGTCCTCGCCACCGGACTGGCCGTGGGGGCCGTGGCCGCCCTCGGCACCGTGTCGCCCGCCGCGGCCGCACCGGCCGCCGGTGCCGAACCGGGCCCGGCCGCCGACTGGTTCGCCCGGCCCGCGCGGTCCGTGCGCCCCCGGTTCCGGTGGTGGTGGCCGGACGGCCTCGTCGACCCGGACGAGATCGCCCGCGAGATCGACCAGATCGCCGACGCCGGCTTCGGCGGCGTGGAGATCGCCGGTGTGCACCACAGCATCAAGGACAAGTCGGTCCTCGACACCGACCACCACGGGTGGGGCAGCCGACCGTGGCTCGACGGTGTGGAGGCGGCGCTGCGCCGGGCGGCGAGACGCGGCCTCACCGTCGACCTCACCCTGGGCCCCAGCTGGCCCGTGGCCGTCCCCGGTGTCGGCCCCGACGACGAGGCCGCCGCCCAGGAACTCGCCTACGGGCGGGCGTCGTTGGCCGGCGGAGCCACTTACCGGGGCCCGGTCCCGCCGCCCGCGCACGCCCCCGCCTCCGGCGTCACGCGCCGGCGGCTGCTCGCCGTCCAGGCCGCCCGCGTCGCACCGGCGAACTCCACCCGCAAGGAGACCGGCCTCGACCTGTCGACGGTCCGCGACCTCACCGCGACCGTCGCCGACGACGTCCTGAGCTGGACCGCGCCCACCGACGGCGACTGGGTCCTGATCTCCTACTGGCAGCGCGGCTCCGGCCAGCAGCCCGAGTCCGGCCCGCACACCGCGCCCGCCGCCTATGTGGTCGACCACTTCAGCCCGGCCGGCACCGCCGCCGTCACCGGCCACTGGGACGACATGCTGACGCGTGACCTGCGGCTGCTCCTGAAGGCCGCGGGCGGTTCCTTCTTCGAGGACTCCGTGGAACTGGAGACCGACGGGCTGACCTGGACCACGCGCCTTCCCGACGCCTTCCGTGAACACACCGGGCGAGAGCTGCTGCCGTACCTCCCGGCGCTCGTCCTTGACAAGGGAAACCAGGTCTTCGCCTTCGAGGCCCAACTCACCCGGCAGATCAGACACGACTTCTGGGAGACCGTCTCCGGCCTCTTCAACCGTCACCACCTCGGCGCCCTGCGGGACTGGGCGCACTCGCTGCACATGACCCTGCGCGCCCAGCCCTACGGCCTGCAGACCGACGCCATCGCGTCCGCGGCGCTCCTCGACATCCCCGAGGGGGAGTCCCTCGGCTTCAAGAACCTGGACGACTTCCGCTGCCTGGCCGGCGGCCGTGACATGGCCGGACGGACGGTGCTGTCCTGCGAGGCGGG
Coding sequences:
- a CDS encoding glycoside hydrolase domain-containing protein, which gives rise to MSAWYVFSALGVYPQTPGTATLLLGAPVFPAAVVDRPGRADLVITAPAADDRHQYIDAVRLNGLPLQRSWTDTGLLRTGGRLDFRLAVEPNTEWATNPGTLPK
- a CDS encoding maleylpyruvate isomerase family mycothiol-dependent enzyme, with translation MTSLTFEHYCHQIVAQTDLLRDQVGGADTGIPVPTCPGWDLGRLLRHVGGDHRWAEEIVRTRAVDPVLDDGVNDPQAYTGLDGSTLDGWLGEGAARLAATLRGTGPDVRVWTPADGSVVPQSAGFWARRMTHETVVHRADAAFAVGDGFTLEDGLAVDAVEEWLEFSTVAEAYEPGPGTPGLLGPGRSLRLDAPGAGQWFVDLTGDRPAWHAGAGRAAVVVRGPVTDLLLFLYRRPAPAVETRGDAALLELWLRRTGFWLEA